A DNA window from Tenuifilaceae bacterium CYCD contains the following coding sequences:
- the lpxK gene encoding tetraacyldisaccharide 4'-kinase, whose product MKALRFLLLPFALLYWIPVKIRNFFFDINLLKGYSPDTPTICIGNVTVGGTGKTPHTEYLIDLLQNQFKIGLLSRGYRRTTKRFKLVEMTSTAKEVGDEPLQIKLKYPNITVAVDEDRVNGSNELIYNFPETNVLLLDDAFQHRYIKPGLSILLTDYNNLITRDFFIPAGRLRDSVSEKRRANIIIVTKCPTDLSVQEMGKISDELELENHQCIYFSSVCYGTLKPIFTDYIENSELINTANIYALAGIANPKPFFDYLVKNFQIVGKKNYPDHHHFSEKEIQLIFDKFSTEGGQKTVVVTTEKDAARIRSLNLTPELKERLYYLSIKIDFLNNDAEKFNKQIIEYARKH is encoded by the coding sequence ATGAAAGCACTTAGATTTTTACTATTACCATTTGCCCTGCTTTACTGGATTCCAGTAAAAATTCGAAATTTTTTTTTCGACATAAACCTGCTCAAGGGCTATAGCCCCGACACTCCCACTATATGCATTGGGAATGTTACCGTTGGAGGAACGGGCAAAACCCCACACACCGAATACCTGATAGATCTACTCCAAAATCAATTTAAAATTGGCTTACTAAGCCGCGGCTACAGAAGAACCACAAAGAGATTCAAACTGGTTGAAATGACCTCAACAGCAAAAGAAGTTGGAGACGAACCCCTACAAATCAAACTTAAATACCCTAACATAACCGTTGCTGTTGACGAGGATAGAGTAAATGGTTCCAACGAGTTGATTTACAATTTTCCAGAAACAAACGTTCTCCTACTCGACGATGCATTTCAGCATAGATATATAAAGCCAGGATTATCGATACTTCTAACAGATTACAACAATCTAATTACTCGTGATTTTTTTATTCCTGCAGGCAGATTACGAGATAGTGTTTCGGAAAAACGAAGGGCAAATATCATAATTGTTACAAAATGCCCAACCGACCTATCAGTTCAAGAAATGGGCAAAATTAGTGACGAACTAGAATTAGAAAATCATCAATGCATCTACTTCTCCTCGGTTTGTTACGGTACACTTAAGCCAATATTCACAGATTACATTGAAAATTCAGAACTTATAAACACCGCAAACATATATGCGCTTGCAGGAATAGCAAATCCAAAACCATTTTTCGACTATCTTGTAAAAAACTTCCAAATTGTTGGCAAAAAAAACTATCCAGACCATCACCACTTTTCTGAAAAAGAAATTCAACTTATCTTTGACAAATTTTCAACGGAAGGTGGGCAAAAAACAGTGGTGGTGACCACCGAAAAGGATGCGGCAAGAATAAGATCACTAAATTTAACACCAGAATTGAAAGAGAGATTGTACTATCTTTCCATAAAGATTGATTTTTTAAACAACGATGCAGAAAAATTTAATAAACAAATAATTGAATATGCTAGAAAACATTAA
- the sppA gene encoding signal peptide peptidase SppA, whose amino-acid sequence MKNFFKHLLITILGVFVSLLLLFFVMIGVIGAMVSSSDKPTEVKENSILYIDFKQEIVDRASENPFKGFDFASMEPNNKMGLNNILKAIDNAKNDPKIKGIFMEIDAIGAGAATVEEIRDALISFKESGKFIISYSDTYSQKAYYLATVSDKVYLNPEGMVEWMGLRSEVMFFKGALEKLGVEPQILRHGKFKSAVEPFMLDKMSPENREQTLTYMGSIWNHWVDGISKARNISTEELNRLANNMEIFNGKSCIKNNLIDSLIYKDQLIDKLKALTSTPEKEDLKTVTLAKYFKVPAKKTKFSKDKIAVIYAQGEIGMGEGDDEAIGSDGLSRAIRKARRDSSIKAIVFRINSPGGSALASEVIWREVELANKVKPVIVSMGDVAASGGYYIAAPATTILASPTTITGSIGVFGLFFNFQNGMNKKLGINVDVVKTNDHADFFSVFRPMTAEEKAVGQMFIEETYQTFIGHVATGRDLAVEKVDEIGQGRVWSGVNAKDIKLVDEFGGLNAAIKLAAEKANVEKYRLVELPELKDPFQQLIKGMTGEAKAFLLKDELGVGGYKQYSRIMGMIKNQGVQARIPYDIEVY is encoded by the coding sequence ATGAAAAATTTCTTCAAGCATTTACTAATCACCATTCTGGGTGTTTTTGTATCCTTGCTCCTATTATTTTTTGTGATGATTGGAGTAATTGGTGCTATGGTTTCATCTTCCGATAAGCCAACCGAGGTAAAGGAAAATTCTATACTTTACATCGATTTTAAACAGGAAATTGTTGACCGCGCAAGCGAGAATCCTTTCAAGGGCTTCGACTTTGCCTCAATGGAGCCTAATAACAAGATGGGGTTGAACAATATTCTGAAGGCAATCGATAACGCCAAGAACGATCCAAAAATCAAAGGTATTTTCATGGAAATTGATGCCATTGGAGCAGGCGCTGCCACCGTTGAAGAAATCCGCGATGCGTTAATCAGCTTCAAGGAATCTGGCAAGTTCATAATCAGCTATAGCGACACATACAGCCAAAAAGCGTACTACTTAGCCACCGTTTCCGACAAGGTTTACCTTAACCCCGAAGGAATGGTTGAATGGATGGGATTACGCTCCGAAGTAATGTTTTTTAAAGGTGCTCTGGAAAAATTAGGGGTTGAACCTCAGATTCTTCGTCACGGTAAATTTAAAAGTGCAGTTGAACCTTTTATGCTCGATAAGATGAGCCCCGAGAACCGTGAACAAACCTTAACCTACATGGGATCAATTTGGAATCATTGGGTTGATGGGATTTCAAAAGCACGTAATATTTCTACCGAAGAGCTGAACCGATTGGCCAATAACATGGAAATTTTCAACGGAAAATCTTGTATAAAAAACAACCTGATTGATAGCCTTATATACAAGGATCAACTAATTGACAAGCTAAAAGCATTAACCTCAACCCCCGAAAAGGAAGACTTAAAAACGGTTACTCTGGCAAAATACTTTAAAGTTCCTGCTAAAAAAACCAAATTTTCAAAAGATAAGATTGCCGTTATTTATGCTCAAGGCGAGATTGGCATGGGTGAAGGTGATGATGAAGCCATTGGATCGGATGGATTATCCAGAGCTATCCGTAAAGCCCGTCGCGACAGCTCCATCAAAGCTATCGTATTCCGTATCAACTCTCCAGGTGGTAGCGCACTGGCCTCGGAGGTTATTTGGCGCGAGGTTGAATTGGCAAATAAAGTAAAACCAGTTATTGTGTCGATGGGCGATGTTGCCGCATCGGGCGGTTATTACATAGCAGCTCCAGCAACAACCATATTGGCAAGTCCAACAACCATAACCGGTTCAATTGGCGTATTTGGGCTGTTCTTCAACTTCCAAAATGGCATGAACAAGAAATTGGGCATCAACGTTGACGTAGTTAAAACCAACGATCACGCCGATTTCTTTAGCGTATTCCGTCCTATGACAGCAGAAGAAAAAGCTGTTGGCCAAATGTTCATCGAGGAAACATACCAAACATTCATTGGCCACGTGGCTACTGGTAGAGATTTAGCCGTTGAAAAAGTTGACGAAATTGGACAAGGCCGTGTATGGAGCGGTGTTAACGCAAAGGATATAAAACTTGTTGACGAATTTGGGGGATTAAACGCTGCCATTAAACTTGCTGCCGAAAAAGCAAATGTTGAAAAATACCGTTTAGTGGAACTTCCAGAACTAAAAGATCCTTTCCAACAATTGATTAAAGGAATGACCGGAGAGGCTAAGGCATTCTTGCTGAAAGATGAACTTGGCGTTGGTGGTTATAAGCAGTACAGCAGAATCATGGGCATGATTAAGAACCAAGGAGTTCAAGCCCGTATTCCTTACGATATTGAAGTGTACTAA
- a CDS encoding 2-amino-4-hydroxy-6-hydroxymethyldihydropteridine diphosphokinase, translated as MAKVYFTIGGNMGDRETNLGEARRLISERIGKVCKESSIYESEPWGFSSDQNFLNQVLLVETKLSPAALILEISYIESKLGRIRNGVGYASRTMDVDILFYDHQIMLTPELVIPHKQMHKRKFVLEPLNEIAPDFIHPLFSLSSHELLITCSDESKVWKYQPVVVGN; from the coding sequence ATGGCAAAAGTATATTTCACTATAGGGGGCAATATGGGGGATAGAGAAACCAATTTGGGCGAAGCTCGCAGGTTGATTTCTGAACGTATTGGTAAGGTTTGCAAGGAGTCCTCTATATACGAATCGGAGCCATGGGGCTTTAGCAGCGATCAAAATTTTTTGAATCAGGTTTTGCTGGTAGAAACCAAGTTGAGTCCAGCTGCGCTAATCCTTGAGATTTCATATATTGAATCGAAATTGGGCCGTATTCGAAATGGCGTTGGCTATGCATCGCGTACAATGGATGTGGATATTCTTTTTTACGATCATCAAATAATGCTTACACCAGAGCTGGTGATTCCGCATAAACAAATGCACAAGCGAAAATTTGTGCTGGAACCATTAAATGAAATTGCTCCGGATTTTATTCACCCGCTATTTTCGCTCTCATCGCACGAACTCCTCATTACTTGTTCTGATGAGTCAAAGGTTTGGAAGTACCAACCAGTTGTAGTTGGCAACTAA
- the upp gene encoding uracil phosphoribosyltransferase, producing the protein MVRILGTQNSILNQFIAELRDINIQNDFMRFRRNLERCGEIFAYELSKELNYNPKQVQTPLGVAEINLPNETLVLATILRAGLPLHQGLLNYFDKAENAFISAYRKYSNDGTFRIQFEHISCPNIEGKTLILIDPMLATGASMLLAHKALLERGTPKHTHIVSIIASKEGVEYMKRNLSSKNTTLWLGAVDDELTVKSYIVPGIGDAGDLAYGSKE; encoded by the coding sequence ATGGTACGCATACTTGGCACTCAAAATTCCATTCTAAATCAATTCATTGCAGAACTCCGCGACATTAACATCCAAAATGATTTCATGCGCTTTAGAAGAAATCTTGAACGCTGCGGAGAAATTTTTGCCTACGAACTTAGCAAGGAGTTAAACTACAATCCCAAACAGGTGCAAACGCCACTGGGTGTTGCCGAGATAAATCTACCAAATGAAACTCTAGTACTTGCAACTATTCTTCGTGCAGGATTGCCATTGCACCAAGGATTGCTCAACTATTTCGACAAAGCCGAGAACGCATTTATATCAGCATACAGAAAATATAGCAACGATGGCACATTCAGGATTCAATTCGAGCATATTTCCTGTCCCAACATCGAGGGCAAAACATTAATTCTGATTGATCCTATGCTTGCAACCGGAGCCTCAATGCTACTTGCACACAAAGCATTGCTCGAAAGAGGCACGCCAAAGCATACCCACATTGTATCCATTATTGCTTCGAAAGAAGGAGTTGAGTATATGAAACGGAATCTATCTTCAAAAAACACTACCCTTTGGCTTGGCGCTGTTGACGATGAATTAACTGTTAAATCATACATTGTTCCGGGAATTGGCGATGCTGGCGATTTGGCATACGGCAGCAAAGAATAG
- a CDS encoding 3-methyladenine DNA glycosylase produces the protein MIMFADPVMVELQRKFPLPELKAPSDFYHDMVENIVGQQLSGRVARVIFNRFKGLFEDDYPTPNLVLSTSDETLRSVGLSGAKTKYVKALAEFTLHHDLSLQRVSQYSDEELIKLLTQIKGVGVWTAQMLLIFSLSRNDVFPVDDLAIQQGMRELYGVKVNGKQFKQKLIKISDKWKPNRTIGSRLVWAYVNNKKQNATRR, from the coding sequence ATGATTATGTTTGCAGATCCAGTTATGGTAGAACTTCAACGAAAGTTCCCATTGCCAGAACTTAAGGCTCCGTCGGATTTTTACCACGATATGGTGGAGAATATCGTTGGTCAGCAGTTGTCGGGCAGGGTTGCTCGGGTTATATTTAATCGATTTAAGGGATTGTTTGAGGATGATTACCCTACACCAAATTTGGTTTTGTCCACGTCCGATGAAACTTTGCGTAGTGTAGGCCTTTCAGGAGCCAAAACAAAGTATGTAAAAGCGTTGGCGGAGTTTACGTTGCACCACGACTTGTCGTTACAACGCGTGTCGCAATACTCCGATGAGGAGTTGATAAAATTGCTTACGCAAATAAAAGGAGTAGGCGTTTGGACTGCGCAAATGCTGCTAATCTTTTCCTTGAGCAGAAACGATGTTTTTCCTGTTGACGATTTGGCTATTCAGCAAGGGATGAGGGAGTTGTATGGTGTTAAAGTTAATGGTAAACAGTTTAAGCAAAAGTTGATTAAGATATCCGATAAGTGGAAACCAAATAGAACAATTGGTTCGCGTTTAGTTTGGGCTTATGTTAACAATAAAAAGCAGAACGCCACCCGTAGGTAA
- the mutL gene encoding DNA mismatch repair protein MutL codes for MADIIQLLPDSVANQIAAGEVVQRPASVVKELMENSIDAGSKTIQLIVKDGGKASIQVIDDGCGMSETDARLSFERHATSKIKNANDLFDIRTMGFRGEALASIAAVAEVELRTRRTNDELGTQIQISGSEFVSQQPVNCGVGTNFTIKNLFFNVPARRKFLKGTSIELKHIISEFQRVALAYPEIAMSLTHNGADIYRLNASTLKQRIVGLFGKTINSQLLDITTQTTIVNVDGFIGKPESAKKSPGEQFFFVNGRFMKNPFLNRAVINAYNRLLPAESIPTYFIYLDIDPQTIDVNIHPTKTEIKFEDERMIWQILHAAVKETLGKFAVVPSIDFDSDPGFSIPFFPKNAPVTPPEIEINHNFNPFEDEGKKFSGGSFSAKPQKQRSVEGWEQLYEDKPAEEEPSQLTFQTFASKGFDEMPAESSAKFYQVKGKYILTTVKSGLMVIDQKRAHERILFEQYLDSLTSDHSMAQRELYPQTVELSAQDFALIIDSQEQLSQMGMEISNLGHNTIGINSLPANLKSADPIKLIDDLLLEIKENQSLPFDDAKQKIAASMAKAAAVGYNKNLTAFEMQELVDKLFACSHPNFSPDGKKVLAIIELDELDKKLK; via the coding sequence ATGGCCGACATCATTCAGTTGCTTCCCGATTCCGTTGCTAATCAAATAGCCGCAGGAGAGGTTGTTCAGCGCCCTGCATCAGTGGTTAAGGAATTGATGGAGAATTCCATTGATGCTGGTAGTAAAACCATTCAGTTGATTGTAAAGGATGGCGGTAAGGCTTCTATACAGGTAATTGATGATGGTTGTGGAATGTCCGAAACTGATGCTCGCCTTAGTTTCGAGCGACATGCCACATCAAAAATTAAGAATGCCAACGATTTATTCGATATTCGAACGATGGGATTCCGCGGCGAGGCTTTGGCCTCAATTGCAGCGGTTGCTGAGGTTGAGCTCCGAACCCGAAGGACTAATGATGAGCTTGGAACCCAAATACAAATTAGTGGCTCCGAATTTGTTTCTCAACAGCCTGTAAACTGCGGAGTTGGCACAAACTTCACAATAAAAAATTTATTCTTTAATGTTCCTGCTCGTCGTAAATTTCTGAAGGGAACATCAATAGAGTTAAAGCATATAATTTCCGAATTCCAAAGGGTTGCACTGGCATATCCCGAAATTGCAATGAGCCTCACCCACAATGGTGCCGATATTTATAGGCTTAATGCATCAACCCTTAAACAGCGAATCGTTGGGCTGTTTGGCAAAACTATAAATTCTCAACTACTCGATATCACTACTCAAACAACCATTGTTAATGTTGATGGCTTTATCGGTAAGCCCGAGAGCGCAAAGAAAAGCCCCGGAGAGCAGTTTTTCTTTGTGAATGGTCGTTTTATGAAAAATCCATTCCTGAATCGTGCGGTTATCAATGCATATAATCGTCTTTTGCCCGCCGAAAGTATACCAACCTACTTTATTTATCTTGATATTGACCCTCAAACTATCGATGTAAATATTCATCCAACCAAAACCGAGATTAAGTTTGAGGATGAACGAATGATATGGCAAATACTTCATGCAGCCGTTAAGGAAACACTTGGAAAGTTTGCCGTAGTTCCATCTATCGATTTTGATAGCGATCCAGGATTTAGCATTCCATTTTTCCCGAAAAATGCGCCGGTTACTCCTCCCGAGATAGAGATTAACCATAATTTCAACCCTTTTGAGGATGAAGGCAAGAAATTTTCCGGTGGTAGTTTCTCTGCAAAACCACAAAAGCAGAGAAGCGTTGAGGGATGGGAGCAACTTTACGAGGATAAGCCCGCCGAAGAGGAGCCTTCTCAACTAACGTTCCAAACATTCGCATCGAAAGGATTTGATGAGATGCCCGCGGAATCGTCAGCAAAATTCTATCAGGTTAAGGGGAAATACATTTTAACTACTGTTAAGTCGGGGTTAATGGTTATTGATCAGAAACGGGCGCATGAGCGCATTCTCTTTGAGCAATACTTGGATAGCCTAACAAGCGACCACAGTATGGCGCAACGAGAGTTGTACCCACAAACAGTTGAACTGAGCGCTCAGGATTTTGCTTTAATAATCGATAGCCAGGAGCAACTCTCGCAGATGGGTATGGAGATTAGCAATTTGGGGCACAATACCATTGGAATTAATAGCTTGCCCGCTAATCTAAAATCAGCAGATCCGATAAAACTGATAGACGATTTACTCTTGGAGATAAAAGAAAATCAGTCGTTACCATTCGATGATGCCAAGCAAAAAATTGCGGCGTCAATGGCAAAGGCTGCTGCAGTAGGATATAATAAAAATTTGACTGCATTTGAGATGCAGGAATTAGTCGATAAACTTTTTGCTTGCTCCCATCCAAACTTTTCGCCCGATGGGAAAAAAGTGCTTGCAATTATTGAACTGGATGAGTTGGACAAAAAGTTGAAGTAA
- a CDS encoding rhomboid family intramembrane serine protease: MNYSERGFLSTIPPVVKNLIIINVIMLLVAWVAETTFQVDLNRILGLYTPGSPSFRPYQFVTHMFMHGGFTHLFFNMFALYMFGRILEQVWGGKRFLIYYLVTGLGAAAIHVLVNYLHFHAIQTDAVAMLNTPSPQSFAAFVTKHFPEYYDQVYANFLDKWFVSPSNPVFIEQASQYTQQLLQLQLEIPTVGASGAVYGVLLAFGMLFPNTILMLLIPPIPIKAKWMVIIYGGLELFLGLTQPGSNIAHFAHLGGMIFGFILIKYWRTRKDMFY, from the coding sequence ATGAACTATAGCGAAAGAGGTTTTTTGAGTACTATTCCACCAGTGGTAAAAAACTTGATTATTATAAATGTTATTATGCTGCTGGTTGCATGGGTGGCTGAAACAACATTTCAGGTTGATTTGAATAGAATACTAGGGCTTTATACCCCAGGGTCTCCTAGTTTCAGACCCTATCAATTTGTAACGCACATGTTTATGCATGGTGGATTTACGCACCTTTTCTTCAATATGTTTGCTTTGTACATGTTTGGTAGAATTCTGGAGCAGGTTTGGGGCGGTAAGCGATTCTTGATTTACTATTTAGTAACAGGTTTGGGGGCTGCTGCAATTCATGTGCTTGTAAATTATCTCCATTTTCATGCAATCCAAACCGATGCTGTTGCAATGCTTAATACGCCTTCGCCACAGTCATTTGCTGCTTTTGTAACCAAACATTTTCCGGAGTATTACGATCAGGTTTATGCAAATTTCCTTGATAAATGGTTCGTATCGCCTTCAAATCCGGTATTTATTGAGCAAGCATCGCAGTACACTCAACAGTTATTGCAACTTCAACTCGAGATTCCTACGGTAGGAGCATCGGGTGCTGTTTATGGCGTTTTGCTGGCTTTCGGAATGCTATTCCCTAACACAATCCTTATGCTGCTTATTCCTCCAATTCCAATAAAGGCTAAATGGATGGTGATCATTTATGGAGGTTTGGAACTTTTCCTTGGCTTGACTCAGCCAGGAAGCAACATTGCTCACTTTGCACATCTCGGGGGAATGATTTTTGGATTTATCCTCATTAAGTACTGGCGAACGCGCAAGGATATGTTCTATTAG
- a CDS encoding rhomboid family intramembrane serine protease yields MSIYNELKDSFRFGSNLTKLIYINLAVFLIYNLIRAFLFLGGTPVGSAYAYLLAVPADVSSLLVRPWTLLTYMFFHEEFLHILFNLLWLYWFGQLFLMFLSQRQLVGVYILGGISGAILFIVAYNLIPVFSPESGIAIALGASASVLAIVIAVSTLRPNHTIYLLFLGPVKLKYLALFTIILDVISIPVSNAGGHIAHLGGALFGFLYVKALAKGWDLTRPFGWLSGLGNIFKRKSKLKVDHRSANPDYDYNYRKTVQGQNIDKILDKISKSGYDSLTKEEKDTLFRMKNDSVN; encoded by the coding sequence ATGAGCATTTACAATGAGTTAAAGGATTCATTCCGATTTGGCAGTAACCTAACCAAGTTAATATACATAAACTTGGCGGTATTTCTTATTTACAATCTGATTAGGGCATTCCTCTTTTTGGGCGGAACTCCTGTTGGCAGTGCATATGCTTACTTGTTGGCTGTTCCTGCGGATGTGTCAAGTTTGTTGGTTCGGCCATGGACTCTTTTAACCTATATGTTTTTTCACGAGGAGTTTCTGCATATCCTTTTTAATCTGCTTTGGTTATACTGGTTTGGGCAGTTATTCTTGATGTTCCTTTCGCAACGGCAACTTGTTGGGGTGTATATCCTGGGGGGTATTTCTGGCGCAATTCTGTTTATTGTTGCGTACAATTTAATTCCAGTATTTAGCCCTGAATCGGGCATTGCAATTGCGCTAGGAGCCTCGGCATCTGTGCTGGCAATAGTAATTGCCGTTTCAACGCTAAGACCAAACCATACCATTTATTTGCTTTTTCTTGGCCCTGTTAAGTTGAAGTATCTTGCCCTTTTTACAATTATTCTTGATGTAATAAGTATTCCTGTTTCTAATGCAGGTGGACATATTGCTCACCTTGGCGGTGCGTTGTTTGGTTTCCTATATGTTAAAGCATTAGCCAAGGGTTGGGATTTGACCCGTCCTTTTGGTTGGCTCAGCGGACTTGGAAATATTTTTAAGAGGAAATCGAAGCTGAAAGTGGATCATCGTTCAGCAAATCCCGATTATGATTACAACTACCGTAAAACGGTTCAGGGTCAGAATATCGATAAAATTCTTGATAAAATTTCGAAATCGGGTTACGATAGTTTAACAAAAGAGGAAAAGGATACACTTTTTAGGATGAAGAATGATTCGGTTAATTGA
- a CDS encoding serine/threonine dehydratase → MEPFAGATPNIGDIELAHNLIKSSIHRTPILTSESINSILGANIFLKCENFQKVGAFKFRGATNAVLNLTNNEAMHGVATHSSGNHAAALALAAAKRGIPAYIVMPENAPTIKKKAVAGYGGKITFCKPAQQAREDTLAQIQKETGATFIHPYNNFNVICGQGTASLELLDEVKNLDIVLAPVGGGGLLSGTATYIKGKNPSIKVYGTEPQNADDAFRSLRDKTIYPSVSPKTIADGLLTSLCPLTYSIISHNCDGILTVSEESIITAMRMIWERMKIVIEPSSAVPIAAIMEHPDNFKNRRIGVIISGGNADLDNLPWVK, encoded by the coding sequence ATGGAACCATTTGCCGGTGCAACTCCCAACATTGGAGACATTGAATTAGCACATAACCTCATAAAATCGAGTATACATAGAACACCAATCTTAACTTCCGAAAGTATAAATTCCATTCTTGGTGCCAACATTTTTTTAAAGTGCGAAAACTTTCAAAAAGTGGGTGCCTTTAAGTTCAGGGGTGCAACCAACGCCGTTTTGAACCTCACCAACAATGAGGCAATGCATGGGGTTGCTACGCATAGCTCAGGTAATCACGCTGCAGCACTTGCCCTTGCTGCAGCAAAAAGGGGGATTCCGGCCTACATAGTGATGCCCGAAAATGCACCAACCATCAAAAAAAAAGCAGTTGCTGGTTACGGTGGAAAAATTACTTTCTGCAAACCAGCTCAGCAAGCAAGAGAAGACACTTTAGCGCAAATCCAAAAAGAAACTGGAGCAACCTTTATTCATCCGTACAACAACTTCAACGTTATCTGCGGACAGGGAACGGCATCGCTAGAACTGTTGGATGAAGTTAAAAATCTTGATATAGTATTAGCCCCTGTTGGCGGTGGCGGGCTGTTAAGCGGAACCGCAACTTACATTAAAGGGAAAAACCCATCAATTAAAGTTTATGGCACCGAGCCTCAAAATGCCGATGACGCATTCCGCTCGCTTCGCGATAAAACAATTTACCCTTCAGTTAGCCCCAAAACCATTGCCGATGGTTTACTTACATCGCTCTGTCCTCTAACCTACTCCATAATTTCGCATAACTGCGATGGTATTCTAACCGTTTCAGAAGAGTCAATTATTACCGCAATGAGGATGATTTGGGAGCGAATGAAAATTGTAATTGAGCCATCGTCGGCAGTACCCATTGCTGCCATAATGGAACATCCAGATAACTTCAAAAACAGACGCATTGGTGTCATCATTTCCGGAGGAAATGCCGATTTAGACAACCTACCCTGGGTGAAATAA